CGTTCAAAGGTCGTGTCGGTCGTGAAGACTGGATCGCACAGGCCAAAGAACTGGCTAAAGGTTAAGGAGAGACCAAATGGCACATAAAAAAGCAGGCGGCTCATCCCGTAACGGACGCGACTCAGCTGGTCGTCGTCTTGGCGTAAAGAAATATGGTGGCGAATCCGTCATCCCCGGCAACATCATCGTGCGTCAGCGCGGCACCAAGTTCTGGCCTGCCGACGGCGTTGGCATGGGCAAGGATCACACGATCTTTGCAACTGTTGACGGTGCCGTGACCTTTCACAAAGGTCTGAAAAACCGCACGTTTATTTCTGTACTCCCGATGGCGGAAGCCGCAGAATAAGCCGTACCCGTAAGGTTTGAAAAATTTGGGGGATCGGTGGAAACACCGGTCCCTTTTTATATTTTACATTGCTGTGTTTCCTGAACCCGCCAACCAGAAAGGAGTGGTGCGATGACACAAACTGACCTGCCAATTCTGGAAGACGGAGATCTGCGCCTGCGCAAAGCGCGGGCCAGTGACGTGCAAGGGCGTCTTGACTTGGGGACGTCGCCCGAGATTGCGCATATGTTCGGGGTTCACCCTGATGACTGCACGGTACTAACCCAACGCAGTGCTGAAGATTGGGTCACCTCGCGGATAAAGACACCAAACTGTTGGGTGGTGGATCATCAGGACCGCCTGATTGGTGATGCGTTCTTTCATACGGTCGACACCCGTGATCGGCGTGCATCCCTTGCCCTTGGCATCCTTGATCCCGCGCTCTTGGGGCAGGGGCTCGGAACGCGGATGTTGCATCTGCTTTTGAACCAGGGCTTTGGTACCATGAAGCTGCACCGCATAGCCTTGCGGGTGATCGAATACAATGCCCGTGCAATCGCGGCCTACAGAAAAGTCGGTTTCGTTGCAGAGGGCCGCGAACGGCAATCAGCACGCGTCGGCAACATATGGTATGATGATATCATCATGGGGTTGCTTGCCCCAGAGTATCGTAGGGCAGGCGCAGCATGAGCATCGCCCTTGCCCCTTTGATCATCTTTGCCGCCAGCCAAGTCGGCACGCCCGGTCCTGCAAATATGGCGTTGCTGGCCACGGGCGCACGGTTCGGGTTTCGCAAGGCCCTGCCTTTTGTCGCCGGGGTCGCCCTTGGCAAGCAGCTGATCATCTGGCCCATTGGATTTGGCCTGATGGAGCTGGCCGAAACGCAACCTTGGTTGTTTATCGCACTGAAATATATCTCAGCGGCCTATATTATTTGGCTGGCCTGGAAAGTGGCAAACCTGCGCCTGAACACAGCAACAAGCGACGTTGGCGCACCGGGTTTTGCGGCCGGGTTAATCGTACACCCGCTAAACCCCAAGGCATGGGCGATGATTGTTGGCAGCTTCACCGCATTTGTCGGACCAGAAACCGCGACCCTGACGGCAACCGCGACCATCGCAGCAGTATTGTTGGGTTGCCAGCTGATCTTGCACCCAATCTGGACATTGGCGGGGGACAGGATCGCCAAGACCGTTGCAGGAACAGCTGTGGAACCCTATCTGATGTGGACATTGGCCGGCCTCACCGTCGCCTCTGTTTTATTCGTATTGTTCGGAGGAGGAACATGACGATGAAAATACAGCCCATTGTAAACCAACCCGTAATCGAGACTGAACGGTTTGATCTGCGCCCTTTGCGGCGTTCGGATCTGGGGTTGATCGAATTGCATGCGGGGGACGTGAGGGTGGCGCGCAATACCGCAACAATCCCGCATCCCTTGCCCCCCGGCACCATCGAGGCCTTCATCAGCCGCGCCATGGGTGAACCACGTGATTTTGATTGCTGGGCAATGGACGGCACCAAGGATAACGGTGCCGAGGTGATGGGGCTGATCACCCTGTCACGGCTGGATCGCAATCAATCCGAAGTTGGCTTTTGGGTTGCGCCTGCGTTCTGGAACACCCATTTAGCATCCGACAGCGTTACCGCATTGGTTGGTGCCAATCCCCTGGGCAATGACGCCATGTTCGCCACCGTCTTTCAGGACAACCCCGCATCGGCCAAAGTGATGACCAACGCCGGTTTTGTCTATCTGGGAGATGCGGAAACCTATTGTCTGGCACGCGATGCTGCCGTACCCACCTGGACCTATAGCCGTAAGCTGTAACCCCGCCTGAAAGGCCCAAACCCATGAAGTTCCTCGACCTGTGCAAAGTCTATATCCGTTCCGGCGCGGGCGGCGGTGGCTGCATTTCGTTCCGGCGTGAAAAATACATTGAATACGGCGGTCCGGATGGCGGCGATGGCGGCACAGGTGGATCTGTCTGGGCAGAGGCGGTGGATGGGCTGAACACACTGATCGATTTTCGATATCAGCAGCATTTTTTCGCCAAGAATGGCCAGCCCGGCATGGGCAAACAGCGCACCGGCAAGGATGGCGATGACATCGTGCTGCGCGTGCCTGTCGGCACTGAAATCATGGATGAAGATCAGGAAACCGTGATTGTCGACATCACCGAAGTTGGCCAGCGTGTGCAATTGGCACGCGGCGGCAATGGTGGCTGGGGCAATCTGCATTTCAAATCCGCGACCAATCAGGCACCGCGCCGCTCGAACCCCGGTCAGGACGGGGTGGAACGCACCCTGTGGCTGCGGTTGAAATTGATTGCGGATGTGGGCCTGTTGGGTCTGCCGAATGCGGGCAAATCGACGTTTCTGGCGGCAACTTCCAATGCACGGCCCAAGATTGCGGATTATCCCTTCACCACCCTGCATCCGAATTTGGGTGTGGTTGGCGTGGATAACACAGAATTTGTGGTTGCCGACATTCCCGGACTGATCGAAGGGGCCTCCGAAGGGCGCGGTCTGGGCGATCTGTTTCTCGGCCATGTCGAGCGCTGTTCGGTGCTGTTGCATCTGGTTGATGGCACATCCGAAACGGTGGCCGAGGATTACCAGACCATCATCACAGAGCTTGAGCATTATGGCGGCGATCTGGCGATGAAACCCCGCGTGACCGTGCTGAACAAGGTGGATGCGTTGGACGAAGAACAGCTGGCCATCAAATTGAGAGAACTGGAAAAAGCATCTGGCGGCCCAGTGATGCAGATGTCGGGTGTGGCCAAGATCGGCACCACCGAAGTCCTGCGGACCCTGCGCGGTGAGATCGACGAAGACAAATTGCGCCACAAACCCGCGGTGGAGGCAGAGACGTGGCAACCCTAAGCACCGCCAAACGGCTGGTTGTCAAAATCGGCTCGGCTTTACTTGTGGACCGAAACACAGGCGATCTGCGCGCTGATTGGTTGCACGCTCTGGCCGAAGATGTGCAATGGCTTAAGGGGGTGGGCTGTGATGTGGTTCTGGTTTCTTCAGGGTCCATCGCCTTGGGGCGCGGTGTTTTGGGCCTGCCTGCCACATCGCTGGCGCTTGAACAATCACAGGCGGCGGCAGCTGTGGGTCAGATCCGGCTGGCCCGCGCCTATGAAGAAGCTCTGGCACCTCATGGGATCAAGACGGCGCAAGTCCTTGTAACACTGGAAGATTCTTCTGATCGCCGCCGCTATCTGAACAGCCGTGCAA
This DNA window, taken from Sulfitobacter pacificus, encodes the following:
- the rpmA gene encoding 50S ribosomal protein L27; amino-acid sequence: MAHKKAGGSSRNGRDSAGRRLGVKKYGGESVIPGNIIVRQRGTKFWPADGVGMGKDHTIFATVDGAVTFHKGLKNRTFISVLPMAEAAE
- a CDS encoding GNAT family N-acetyltransferase; protein product: MTQTDLPILEDGDLRLRKARASDVQGRLDLGTSPEIAHMFGVHPDDCTVLTQRSAEDWVTSRIKTPNCWVVDHQDRLIGDAFFHTVDTRDRRASLALGILDPALLGQGLGTRMLHLLLNQGFGTMKLHRIALRVIEYNARAIAAYRKVGFVAEGRERQSARVGNIWYDDIIMGLLAPEYRRAGAA
- a CDS encoding LysE family translocator, with the protein product MSIALAPLIIFAASQVGTPGPANMALLATGARFGFRKALPFVAGVALGKQLIIWPIGFGLMELAETQPWLFIALKYISAAYIIWLAWKVANLRLNTATSDVGAPGFAAGLIVHPLNPKAWAMIVGSFTAFVGPETATLTATATIAAVLLGCQLILHPIWTLAGDRIAKTVAGTAVEPYLMWTLAGLTVASVLFVLFGGGT
- a CDS encoding GNAT family N-acetyltransferase, with the protein product MKIQPIVNQPVIETERFDLRPLRRSDLGLIELHAGDVRVARNTATIPHPLPPGTIEAFISRAMGEPRDFDCWAMDGTKDNGAEVMGLITLSRLDRNQSEVGFWVAPAFWNTHLASDSVTALVGANPLGNDAMFATVFQDNPASAKVMTNAGFVYLGDAETYCLARDAAVPTWTYSRKL
- the obgE gene encoding GTPase ObgE, with the protein product MKFLDLCKVYIRSGAGGGGCISFRREKYIEYGGPDGGDGGTGGSVWAEAVDGLNTLIDFRYQQHFFAKNGQPGMGKQRTGKDGDDIVLRVPVGTEIMDEDQETVIVDITEVGQRVQLARGGNGGWGNLHFKSATNQAPRRSNPGQDGVERTLWLRLKLIADVGLLGLPNAGKSTFLAATSNARPKIADYPFTTLHPNLGVVGVDNTEFVVADIPGLIEGASEGRGLGDLFLGHVERCSVLLHLVDGTSETVAEDYQTIITELEHYGGDLAMKPRVTVLNKVDALDEEQLAIKLRELEKASGGPVMQMSGVAKIGTTEVLRTLRGEIDEDKLRHKPAVEAETWQP